The nucleotide sequence TTTATATTTTCTGCAAGATCTAAAATAACCTTTTGCATTAATTCGGTTGGATACACTTTTGTTTGATATTGAGCAAAAGGCGCAATTCCAATCCATTTATTGTTTGATTTTTCGGTAGTTATTGCCAAAATTTCATCAGACAAAACCGTTTTTTTCGGGAAAGAAATTTTTGATAAATCCACCTTAAAACCTAATTGCTCCAACGTATCAACATGACGTTCAACCATTGGTTTTACAGGTTTTAATACTTTTTTTTCTAATCGGGTTAATTCCTTTTTTTCTTTTCTGCCTTTATCAGTAAAAGCTGTTTTTGTTCCGGTTGATTTAAAAAAAGTGCGGAGTATTTTTGAGCGCAATACATTATGAAAATCAGCAACCATATCAATTTTTAGTTTTTTCAGCTCTTTAAATAATCGGTAAATGCCAAAAAATCCTTTGTGGCGGTTTTCCAAATCAACTCCAAAAAAAGCAACCCGATCGATATCATCAAAAAAAGGCTTAAAAAAAGGTCGAGAAACCACGGTGACTTTTACATCTTTGTGCTGTTGAACCAACGCCCGAATTACAGGAACTGTCATGGCAACATCGCCCATTGCCGATAATCGTATGACTAAAATATGCTTCATTCTAATTGAAAATCTGCAAAATATTGTACGAA is from Paenimyroides aestuarii and encodes:
- a CDS encoding glycosyltransferase family 9 protein, whose translation is MKHILVIRLSAMGDVAMTVPVIRALVQQHKDVKVTVVSRPFFKPFFDDIDRVAFFGVDLENRHKGFFGIYRLFKELKKLKIDMVADFHNVLRSKILRTFFKSTGTKTAFTDKGRKEKKELTRLEKKVLKPVKPMVERHVDTLEQLGFKVDLSKISFPKKTVLSDEILAITTEKSNNKWIGIAPFAQYQTKVYPTELMQKVILDLAENINHKIFLFGGKNELNALKNLQQNLENVILVANKLTFKQELQFIPHLDVMLSMDSGNAHIAAMYGVKVVTLWGNTHPFAGFVPFNQPLANSLIPDLEKYPFLPTSVYGNKIVAGYEDVMQSIMPEEVVAKISTNLYE